The following are encoded in a window of Streptomyces sp. 11x1 genomic DNA:
- a CDS encoding SGNH/GDSL hydrolase family protein, giving the protein MTKQHGYALLAAMAALIVAVSAAIYVGVGIDDGTPRQETFARTPRNSAAPASTGVWVGAWAASPSGSEPGTERDGLAGRSVRNVVHTTAAGTSARVTLSNLYGQQPLTITHASLAVAASSDTPAAAAETMRRLTFAGNPTVVIAAGRQVVSDAVRVPIPHDSDVLITTYSPTPSGPATYHAHARQISYTAEGDQVADATGEPYTTQTLHWRYVTALDVLSNESEGTVVVLGDSLTDGVSSTVNENRRWTDVLSGRIREAAGSSDAPRYSVVNEGISGNRVLTDGNGRPAENPSGLSRFQRDVLGRTGVKAVVIDLGVNDILKNPGRADPVAITDGLRRLVEQAHARGLRVVGATLMPFHGHRGYSDQRESVRQAVNAIIRSGDVYDAYVDFDKALRDPYDPRSLRPDYDSGDHLHPSDKGYERMAEVFDLEQLKGSAPAKL; this is encoded by the coding sequence ATGACCAAGCAGCACGGTTATGCACTTCTGGCGGCCATGGCCGCCCTGATCGTGGCCGTCTCGGCCGCGATATACGTCGGCGTCGGCATCGACGACGGCACCCCGCGGCAGGAGACCTTCGCCCGCACGCCCCGCAACAGCGCCGCCCCCGCCTCCACCGGCGTCTGGGTCGGCGCCTGGGCCGCGTCGCCGAGCGGGTCCGAGCCGGGCACCGAGCGGGACGGACTCGCCGGCCGCTCGGTGCGCAACGTGGTGCACACGACCGCCGCCGGTACGAGTGCCCGCGTCACCCTGTCCAATCTCTACGGCCAGCAGCCGTTGACCATCACTCACGCCTCGCTCGCCGTCGCCGCTTCGAGCGACACCCCGGCCGCGGCGGCCGAGACCATGCGCCGCCTCACCTTCGCCGGCAACCCGACGGTCGTCATCGCGGCCGGCCGGCAAGTGGTGAGCGACGCCGTACGGGTGCCGATCCCGCACGACAGCGACGTACTGATCACCACCTACTCCCCGACCCCCTCCGGCCCGGCGACCTACCACGCGCACGCGCGGCAGATCTCCTACACCGCCGAGGGCGACCAGGTCGCGGACGCCACCGGTGAGCCGTACACCACACAGACACTGCACTGGCGGTACGTCACCGCCCTGGACGTGCTGAGCAACGAGTCCGAGGGCACGGTCGTGGTCCTCGGCGACTCGCTCACCGACGGGGTCAGCTCCACCGTCAACGAGAACCGACGCTGGACGGACGTCCTCTCCGGACGGATCCGGGAGGCCGCCGGCTCCTCCGACGCGCCCCGCTACAGCGTCGTCAACGAGGGCATCAGCGGCAACCGCGTCCTGACCGACGGCAACGGACGGCCCGCCGAGAACCCCAGCGGCCTCTCCCGCTTCCAGCGCGACGTGCTCGGCCGTACGGGTGTCAAGGCCGTCGTCATCGACCTCGGTGTCAACGACATCCTGAAGAACCCCGGCCGGGCCGACCCCGTGGCCATCACCGACGGCCTCCGCCGACTCGTCGAGCAGGCGCACGCGCGGGGCCTGCGCGTCGTCGGCGCCACCCTCATGCCCTTCCACGGCCACCGCGGCTACTCCGACCAGCGCGAGTCCGTCCGCCAGGCCGTCAACGCCATCATCCGCTCCGGCGACGTGTACGACGCCTACGTGGACTTCGACAAGGCCCTGCGCGACCCGTACGACCCCCGCAGCCTGCGCCCCGACTACGACTCGGGCGACCACCTGCACCCCAGCGACAAGGGCTACGAGCGCATGGCGGAGGTCTTCGACCTGGAGCAACTGAAGGGATCGGCACCGGCGAAGCTGTGA
- a CDS encoding ABC transporter permease, which yields MADVDERPVTGAEREDPFAEYGTYSRVRDGLRAYRMIAAMWIRSTMAYRASFAMTTFGNFAATSFDFVAILLMFSQVDELGGFTLPEIALLYGTSAVAFGLADLMIGSMDRLGRRVRDGTLDTLLVRPVPVLAQVAADKFALRRLGRITQGLFVLGYALVTLDIAWTPAKVLMIPLMVGSGGLIFGAVFVAGAAFQFVAQDASEVQNAFTYGGVTLLQYPPALFAKDLVRGVTFVLPLAFVNWVPGLYVLGRPYPLDLPAWLAFAPPLVGVACCALAGVAWRAGLRSYRSTGS from the coding sequence GTGGCTGACGTGGACGAGCGCCCCGTCACGGGCGCCGAGCGGGAGGACCCGTTCGCCGAGTACGGCACGTACAGCCGTGTCCGCGACGGGCTGCGCGCCTACCGCATGATCGCCGCCATGTGGATCCGCTCCACGATGGCCTACCGCGCGTCCTTCGCGATGACGACGTTCGGGAACTTCGCGGCGACCTCCTTCGACTTCGTCGCGATCCTGCTGATGTTCTCGCAGGTCGACGAGTTGGGCGGATTCACCCTGCCCGAGATCGCCCTGCTCTACGGCACCTCCGCCGTCGCCTTCGGCCTCGCGGATCTGATGATCGGCTCGATGGACCGGCTCGGGCGCCGGGTCCGCGACGGCACGCTGGACACCCTCCTCGTACGCCCCGTGCCGGTGCTCGCCCAGGTCGCCGCCGACAAGTTCGCGCTGCGCCGCCTCGGCCGGATCACCCAGGGGCTGTTCGTCCTCGGCTACGCCCTCGTCACCCTCGACATCGCGTGGACCCCGGCCAAGGTGCTGATGATCCCGCTGATGGTGGGCAGCGGCGGGCTGATCTTCGGCGCGGTGTTCGTCGCGGGTGCGGCCTTCCAGTTCGTCGCGCAGGACGCCTCCGAGGTGCAGAACGCCTTCACGTACGGCGGCGTGACCCTCCTTCAGTACCCGCCGGCGCTCTTCGCCAAGGATCTGGTGCGCGGGGTGACCTTCGTCCTGCCGCTCGCCTTCGTCAACTGGGTGCCCGGACTGTACGTCCTGGGCCGCCCCTACCCCCTCGACCTGCCGGCCTGGCTGGCCTTCGCGCCCCCGCTGGTCGGGGTGGCCTGCTGCGCCCTGGCGGGGGTCGCCTGGCGGGCGGGGCTGCGTTCGTATCGAAGTACAGGGAGCTGA
- a CDS encoding DUF1707 domain-containing protein has translation MTDDLPDLPAAADLRASDADRERVSEQLRDALAEGRLDMEEFEERLDATYKARTYGELAPITRDLPGAGAVAPPAAVPQPPVSLVKGSAAEASWPERIVGGDGSSTWGVAIMSGFERKGRWTVPARFDCFAFWGGGELDLRDAYFAEREVVINCVAIMGGINVIVPPGVEVVVRGIGIMGGFDHSEEGVPGEPGAPRVVLTGFAFWGGVGVERKVPKAERQRLKEARRQERLERRAARRELHVSHRDHAHEMRDAHREAMEQVRDALRDRRDAERERRRRGRGD, from the coding sequence ATGACGGACGACCTGCCGGATCTTCCGGCCGCCGCGGACCTTCGCGCCTCCGACGCCGATCGTGAACGAGTCTCCGAGCAGCTGCGGGACGCCCTCGCGGAGGGGCGGCTCGACATGGAGGAGTTCGAGGAGCGGCTGGACGCGACGTACAAGGCGCGGACCTACGGCGAGTTGGCGCCGATCACCCGGGATCTGCCCGGCGCGGGGGCGGTGGCCCCGCCGGCCGCCGTGCCGCAGCCGCCCGTGTCCCTGGTCAAGGGGTCCGCGGCGGAAGCGAGTTGGCCGGAGCGGATCGTCGGGGGCGACGGGTCGTCCACCTGGGGTGTGGCGATCATGTCCGGGTTCGAGCGCAAGGGGCGGTGGACCGTGCCCGCGCGGTTCGACTGCTTCGCGTTCTGGGGCGGCGGGGAACTGGACCTGCGGGACGCGTACTTCGCGGAGCGTGAGGTCGTCATCAACTGCGTGGCGATCATGGGCGGGATCAATGTGATCGTGCCGCCCGGCGTCGAGGTCGTGGTCCGGGGCATCGGCATCATGGGCGGGTTCGACCACAGTGAGGAGGGGGTGCCCGGGGAGCCGGGCGCTCCGCGGGTCGTTCTCACCGGGTTCGCGTTCTGGGGCGGGGTCGGGGTGGAACGCAAGGTGCCGAAGGCCGAGCGCCAGCGGTTGAAGGAGGCGCGCCGGCAGGAGCGGTTGGAACGCCGTGCAGCGCGGCGCGAGTTGCACGTGTCGCATCGCGATCACGCGCATGAGATGCGTGACGCGCATCGCGAGGCGATGGAGCAGGTGCGGGACGCCCTGCGGGACCGTCGGGACGCGGAGCGGGAGCGGCGGCGGCGGGGGAGAGGGGACTGA
- a CDS encoding DUF445 domain-containing protein, with product MDRTKAEEAQPGAAAGAGPRASHRTMTTFSAADEEKQRGVRQMKLIAAGLLLFVALVYVLAKWAAHEGAGAWAGYVAAAAEAGMVGALADWFAVTALFRHPLGLPIPHTAIIPTKKDQLGVSLGEFVGENFLSQDVVRQRLRAVGIGSRLGAWLAEPQNADRVTAELATALRGALTVLRDSDVQAVVGEAITRRANAQEIAPGIGKMLEKVVTDGGHRRVVDLICTRAHDWLVLHDTQVMNAVEGGAPGWTPRFVDRKVGERVYKELLRFATEMRDSPTHPARGALDRFLTDFATDLQSDTETRARVERLKGEVLGRSEVQDLIASAWTAVRAMIVSAAEDERSELRLRVRASLLSLGTRMATEPSAQAKVDKWVEGAAVHVVTTYRAEITSLITETVASWDAEHTTKKIEANIGRDLQFIRINGTVVGSLAGLLIYTVSRALGA from the coding sequence ATGGACCGTACGAAAGCGGAAGAAGCGCAGCCCGGGGCGGCGGCGGGCGCCGGGCCGCGCGCCTCGCACCGCACCATGACCACCTTCAGCGCCGCCGACGAGGAGAAGCAGCGCGGCGTCCGGCAGATGAAGCTCATCGCGGCCGGACTGCTGCTCTTCGTGGCGCTGGTCTACGTGCTGGCCAAGTGGGCCGCGCACGAGGGCGCGGGCGCCTGGGCCGGCTATGTCGCGGCGGCGGCCGAGGCGGGCATGGTGGGCGCGCTGGCCGACTGGTTCGCCGTGACCGCGCTGTTCCGGCATCCACTCGGGCTGCCCATCCCGCACACCGCGATCATCCCCACCAAGAAGGACCAACTGGGCGTCTCGCTGGGTGAGTTCGTCGGCGAGAACTTTCTCTCCCAGGACGTCGTACGACAGCGGCTGCGGGCCGTCGGCATCGGCAGCCGGCTCGGTGCGTGGCTCGCCGAGCCGCAGAACGCCGACCGGGTGACGGCCGAACTGGCGACCGCGCTGCGGGGCGCGCTGACCGTGCTGCGCGACTCGGACGTGCAGGCCGTGGTGGGGGAGGCGATCACCCGGCGGGCGAACGCGCAGGAGATCGCGCCCGGTATCGGCAAGATGCTGGAGAAGGTCGTCACCGACGGCGGCCACCGGCGGGTCGTCGACCTGATCTGCACCCGCGCCCACGACTGGCTGGTCCTGCACGACACGCAGGTCATGAACGCCGTCGAGGGCGGCGCCCCGGGCTGGACCCCCCGGTTCGTGGACCGCAAGGTCGGCGAGCGCGTCTACAAGGAACTGCTCCGCTTCGCCACCGAGATGCGCGACTCGCCCACCCACCCGGCGCGCGGCGCCCTGGACCGCTTCCTCACCGACTTCGCCACCGACCTGCAGTCCGACACGGAGACCCGGGCGCGGGTGGAGCGGCTGAAGGGCGAGGTGCTGGGCCGGAGCGAGGTCCAGGACCTGATCGCCTCCGCGTGGACGGCCGTACGGGCGATGATCGTGTCCGCCGCCGAGGACGAGCGCAGCGAGTTGCGGCTGCGGGTGCGCGCGTCCCTGCTGTCGCTGGGGACGCGGATGGCCACCGAGCCGAGCGCGCAGGCCAAGGTGGACAAGTGGGTCGAGGGCGCGGCCGTGCACGTCGTCACCACCTATCGCGCCGAGATCACCTCCCTCATCACCGAGACCGTCGCGAGCTGGGACGCCGAGCACACCACGAAGAAGATCGAGGCCAACATCGGCCGTGACCTGCAGTTCATCCGGATCAACGGCACGGTGGTGGGTTCGCTGGCCGGGCTGCTGATCTACACGGTGTCGCGGGCGCTGGGGGCGTAA
- a CDS encoding ABC-2 family transporter protein, protein MGTGRLYAAVAAGGFRRYATYRVATAAGVFTNTVFGFILAYTYLALWQEKPDLGGYDQAQALTYVWVGQAMFAVMVLGSVGFEEELIERIRTGDIAVDLYRPVDLQLWWLAADMGRALFQLLGRGLVPMLCGALFFDLALPSGPLPWLACLVAVALGALVSFAIRYIVALWAFWLLDGAGAMQITWLTGVFFSGMLLPLNVFPGALGDLARVLPWSALLQAPADVLLGEADPLGTYAFQLAWAAALLAVGRLIQSAATRKVVVQGG, encoded by the coding sequence GTGGGCACAGGGCGGTTGTACGCCGCCGTCGCCGCCGGTGGTTTCAGGCGGTACGCGACATATCGGGTGGCCACCGCCGCGGGGGTGTTCACCAACACCGTCTTCGGCTTCATCCTCGCATACACCTACCTGGCCCTCTGGCAGGAGAAGCCCGACCTCGGCGGCTACGACCAAGCACAGGCCCTCACCTATGTATGGGTCGGCCAGGCGATGTTCGCGGTCATGGTGCTGGGAAGCGTCGGCTTCGAGGAGGAGTTGATCGAGCGGATCCGGACGGGTGACATCGCGGTCGACCTGTACCGGCCCGTCGACCTCCAGCTGTGGTGGCTCGCCGCCGACATGGGCCGCGCCCTGTTCCAGCTGCTGGGACGCGGTCTCGTGCCCATGCTGTGCGGCGCGCTCTTCTTCGACCTGGCCCTGCCCTCCGGCCCGCTGCCGTGGCTGGCCTGTCTCGTCGCGGTCGCCCTCGGCGCTCTCGTCAGCTTCGCGATCCGTTACATCGTCGCGCTGTGGGCCTTCTGGCTCCTCGACGGCGCCGGAGCGATGCAGATCACCTGGCTCACCGGAGTCTTCTTCTCCGGGATGCTCCTCCCGCTGAACGTCTTCCCCGGCGCGCTCGGCGACCTCGCCCGCGTCCTGCCCTGGTCCGCGCTGCTCCAGGCCCCGGCGGACGTCCTGCTCGGCGAGGCCGACCCGCTGGGGACGTACGCCTTCCAGCTCGCCTGGGCGGCGGCCCTGCTCGCGGTCGGACGGCTGATCCAGTCGGCGGCGACCCGGAAGGTGGTGGTCCAGGGTGGCTGA
- a CDS encoding ATP-binding cassette domain-containing protein: MTDSAFATDGAFVADGAFIELDRVEKVFDVRRKTGFLRRERREVRAVDSISFRVARGEMVGYIGPNGAGKSTTIKMLTGILTPSGGRLRVAGIDPSRERTRLARRIGVVFGQRTTLWWDLPLIDSYALMHRMYRIPDARYRENLDRCVELLELGELLDVPVRQLSLGQRMRGDIAAALLHDPEVLYLDEPTIGLDVISKAKVREFLKDLNTERGTTVLLTTHDLQDIEQLCRRVMVIDHGRLMYDGPLTGLHEVGESERTLVVDLERELPPIEAAPARVVRVEGPRQWLAFPASESAAPLVARIASAYPLVDLSVREPDIEAVIAQMYAQQAERVGKGTEGGVGEPGAAVS, translated from the coding sequence GTGACAGACAGCGCGTTTGCGACAGACGGCGCGTTCGTGGCCGACGGCGCGTTCATCGAACTCGACCGTGTCGAGAAGGTCTTCGACGTCCGCAGGAAGACCGGGTTCCTGCGCCGGGAGCGGCGTGAGGTGCGGGCGGTCGACTCGATCTCGTTCAGGGTGGCGCGCGGCGAGATGGTCGGCTACATCGGGCCGAACGGTGCCGGGAAGTCCACCACCATCAAGATGCTGACGGGGATCCTGACGCCGAGCGGGGGGCGGCTGCGGGTCGCCGGGATCGACCCGTCCCGGGAACGGACGCGGCTGGCCCGGCGGATCGGGGTGGTGTTCGGCCAGCGGACGACCCTGTGGTGGGACCTCCCCCTCATCGACTCGTACGCGCTGATGCACCGCATGTACCGCATCCCGGACGCCCGTTACCGCGAGAACCTCGACCGGTGCGTCGAACTTCTCGAACTGGGCGAGCTGCTGGACGTGCCCGTACGGCAGCTCTCGCTCGGGCAGCGGATGCGCGGGGACATCGCGGCGGCCCTGCTGCACGACCCGGAGGTGCTGTACCTGGACGAGCCGACGATCGGGCTCGACGTCATCAGCAAGGCCAAGGTCCGCGAGTTCCTCAAGGACCTCAACACCGAGCGGGGCACGACCGTGCTGCTCACCACGCACGACCTCCAGGACATCGAGCAGCTGTGCCGCCGGGTGATGGTCATCGACCATGGGCGTCTGATGTACGACGGCCCGCTGACCGGGCTGCACGAGGTGGGCGAGAGCGAGCGGACGCTCGTCGTGGACCTGGAGCGGGAGCTGCCGCCGATCGAGGCCGCGCCCGCCCGGGTCGTCCGGGTGGAGGGGCCCCGGCAGTGGCTGGCGTTCCCCGCGTCGGAGTCGGCGGCCCCGCTGGTGGCCCGGATCGCGTCCGCGTATCCGCTGGTGGACCTCTCCGTGCGGGAGCCTGACATCGAGGCCGTGATCGCCCAGATGTACGCGCAGCAGGCGGAGCGGGTGGGGAAGGGGACGGAGGGAGGGGTGGGGGAGCCCGGGGCGGCTGTGTCGTAG